In Pocillopora verrucosa isolate sample1 chromosome 13, ASM3666991v2, whole genome shotgun sequence, one genomic interval encodes:
- the LOC131770837 gene encoding neuroglobin-like, translated as MGCSASLHHRVASRHLPSARVKTIAVPLSADTKNTLRESWNLVEPVKTEAGKLMFVRLFETHPNIQDTFPTFKGVSLDELMNSRSLYLHAKRVMAAVENAINSLDDGEVLTESLTSLGQRHQAWSVTEDHFAVVGEALLWTLQDMLQSKCTSQVLEAWTELFKFITKTMLGGIRSNEAGDEK; from the exons ATGGGTTGTTCGGCCTCGCTTCATCATCGTGTCGCTTCACGACATCTGCCATCGGCGAGAGTGAAGACAATCGCTGTTCCTTTATCAGCCGATACGAAAAATACGCTGAGAGAATCGTGGAATCTTGTGGAGCCTGTTAAAACTGAGGCTGGAAAATTGATGTTTGTGAG GCTTTTTGAGACACATCCAAACATCCAAGACACGTTTCCGACATTCAAAGGCGTCAGCTTAGACGAGCTGATGAACTCTCGGTCCTTGTATCTCCATGCCAAGCGAGTTATGGCTGCTGTTGAGAATGCTATCAATTCATTAGATGATGGTGAAGTCTTAACTGAGAGTCTCACAAGCCTGGGACAAAGACATCAGGCTTGGTCTGTTACGGAAGACCACTTTGCG GTTGTTGGTGAAGCTCTACTATGGACTTTGCAAGACATGCTTCAGTCTAAATGCACGAGTCAAGTGTTAGAGGCCTGGACAGAACTGTTTAAGTTCATAACAAAAACGATGTTAGGCGGGATTCGCTCAAACGAAGCTGGTGacgaaaaataa
- the LOC131770843 gene encoding neuroglobin — translation MGCSASFHHRGTTKNRSPISVSLGLKHLSIPLSRKTKITLKESWKLVEPVKSEAGKAMFMRLFETHPNIQDTFPTFKGVSLDELMNSRSLYLHAKRVMAAVENTINALDDGEVLLESLTSLGRRHQVWFVREEHFKVVGEALLWTLQDMLDTKCTNEVTLAWTELYNFITKTMLRGILNNNVDK, via the exons ATGGGATGTTCCGCTTCATTTCATCATCGTGGAACAACCAAGAACCGGTCTCCAATATCAGTTTCTTTAGGATTGAAACATCTCTCTATTCCTTTGAGTCGCAAAACTAAAATCACTTTGAAGGAATCTTGGAAACTTGTTGAGCCTGTTAAATCCGAGGCGGGAAAGGCAATGTTTATGAg GCTTTTTGAGACACATCCAAACATCCAAGACACGTTTCCAACATTCAAAGGCGTCAGCTTAGACGAGCTGATGAACTCTCGATCTTTGTATCTCCATGCCAAGCGAGTTATGGCTGCTGTTGAAAATACTATCAATGCATTAGATGATGGTGAGGTGTTATTGGAGAGTCTTACAAGCCTGGGACGAAGACATCAAGTTTGGTTTGTCAGGGAGGAACATTTTAAG GTCGTTGGTGAAGCTCTATTATGGACATTACAGGATATGCTCGATACAAAATGTACGAATGAAGTTACACTGGCTTGGACAGAGTTGTATAACTTCATAACTAAAACGATGTTACGTGGAATTCTAAATAATAAcgtagataaatga